Proteins from a genomic interval of Quercus lobata isolate SW786 chromosome 11, ValleyOak3.0 Primary Assembly, whole genome shotgun sequence:
- the LOC115967270 gene encoding transcription termination factor MTEF1, chloroplastic translates to MLHTLSLPTPSCSSIPTKTSKPNKTPSSPLYIKFHTSHRDNLRYLKALGIIHNKKPPSINTDTNTIDHVLATVEFFKSKGFTEPDFPRLAYLCPQLFTTNCDPTDFAPVFDFLATKLPATTEESRSLILHCPRLLFSDVEFCLQPTLDYLRQLGMENLSSPSSLNAHLLNTRANKLREKIGFLRSIGFSQEEAERACVRLPAMFGYSIDNNLWPKFKYLVDKMERSVEELKKFPQYFGFSLEKRIVPRHLHLKERNVQIPLNRMLLWSDQKFYAKWK, encoded by the coding sequence atgcttcacactctctcactcccAACCCCTTCTTGCTCCTCCATTCCTACCAAAAcctcaaaacccaacaaaacccCTTCATCTCCTCTATACATCAAGTTCCATACATCCCACCGTGACAACCTCCGCTACCTTAAAGCCCTTGGCATCATTCACAACAAGAAGCCCCCCTCAATCAACACAGACACTAACACCATCGACCATGTCCTTGCCACAGTTGAGTTCTTCAAATCCAAGGGCTTCACAGAGCCTGACTTCCCTAGACTCGCTTACCTTTGCCCACAACTCTTCACTACAAACTGTGACCCCACTGACTTCGCTCCAGTTTTTGATTTCTTGGCCACCAAGTTACCTGCCACCACCGAAGAATCACGCAGCTTAATCCTCCACTGCCCTCGCCTTCTCTTTTCAGATGTCGAGTTCTGTCTCCAGCCCACTCTGGATTATCTAAGGCAGCTGGGGATGGAGAATTTGAGCTCGCCAAGTAGTCTTAACGCGCATCTTTTGAACACGCGAGCTAATAAGCTGAGAGAGAAGATTGGGTTCTTGAGGAGCATTGGGTTTTCTCAGGAGGAGGCTGAAAGGGCTTGTGTTAGATTGCCCGCGATGTTTGGTTATAGTATTGATAATAACTTGTGGCCAAAGTTTAAGTATTTGGTGGATAAGATGGAAAGGAGTGTGGAGGAATTGAAGAAGTTTCCGCAGTATTTTGGGTTTAGTTTGGAGAAGCGGATAGTGCCGAGGCATTTGCATTTGAAGGAGAGGAATGTTCAGATTCCATTGAATAGAATGTTGTTATGGAGTGACCAAAAGTTTTATGCCAAGTGGAAATGA